DNA from bacterium:
GTCTAGAAGGGGACGTACTGACTCAGATAGTACGTTCCCTCTCCTCATCGAGGAGAGGGACAGGGTGAGGTTGGAGATAAACCATGAACAAAATATTCAATCAAAATGCTCGAAAAGAAAAACGCCGCTCCTTGCGTCGGCGCTCGACCAAGGCAGAACGGACGCTCTGGCAAAACCTGAGAAACCGCGGTTTTGAAGGGTATAAATTCCGAAGGCAAGTCAGTGTCGGTTTTTTCGTGCTGGATTTCTACTGTCCCGAATTGAAACTCGCAATGGAAGTTGACGGATATACTCACGACTCCGATGAGGCCAAAAAATACGATGCGGAAAGGCAGGAGATCATAGAGAACTATGGAGTTCGATTTCTTCATATCCGCGATGAAGAAGTTCATGAAGACATCGAAAAAACACTGAAAAATATCAAAACTGAAATCCTGAAGCGAATTGATGACGACAAAAAACTATGATAACCACGCCCTTCCTCTCAAAATCAAAATACCTCAACGGACTTCAGTGCCCCAAACTGCTTTGGCATTATTACAATGCGAAAGAAGAGATCCCCAAAACCGATGCCGAGACGCAGGCAATATTCGATCAGGGGCATGAGGTAGGTGAGCTTGCGAAAAAACTTTACCCGGATGGGATAGAGGTAGCCAAAGGGCTTGTGGATTTTGAAAAAGTCATTGAGCAGACGCAGAAACTGATCTCTAAACGTAAGCCGCTATTTGAAGCCGCTTTCTTATATAAGAGCGCTTACGCCCGCGTGGACATTCTGAATCCGGTCGAAGACGATGGCTGGGAGATCATCGAAGTCAAAAGTTCTACCAGGGTCAAGGATATTAACCTGCGCGATCTTTCACTCCAGTGGTATACCTATCAGGGCGCCGGGCTTTCGATCAAACGATCTTATATTTTGCACATTAATAACCAGTATGTTCGCAAAGGTGAAATCGATCCCGAAAAACTTTTTACGCTCACCGATATCACGGAAGAAGTGAAAGACCTACTGCCCTTGGTAGAACGTCAATTAGCTGATATGACGGAAACCATTTCGGGCAAAACTTGTCCCGAAGTGGCCATCGGCACCCATTGCAGTACTCCTTACGACTGTCCGCTGCAGCAGAAGTGTTTTGTTTTTCTTCCGGAACATAATTTGTTGACGCTCTATTATATAAATAAAGAAAAAGCCTTTGCACTGATCCACCA
Protein-coding regions in this window:
- a CDS encoding DUF559 domain-containing protein, which codes for MNKIFNQNARKEKRRSLRRRSTKAERTLWQNLRNRGFEGYKFRRQVSVGFFVLDFYCPELKLAMEVDGYTHDSDEAKKYDAERQEIIENYGVRFLHIRDEEVHEDIEKTLKNIKTEILKRIDDDKKL
- a CDS encoding DUF2779 domain-containing protein codes for the protein MITTPFLSKSKYLNGLQCPKLLWHYYNAKEEIPKTDAETQAIFDQGHEVGELAKKLYPDGIEVAKGLVDFEKVIEQTQKLISKRKPLFEAAFLYKSAYARVDILNPVEDDGWEIIEVKSSTRVKDINLRDLSLQWYTYQGAGLSIKRSYILHINNQYVRKGEIDPEKLFTLTDITEEVKDLLPLVERQLADMTETISGKTCPEVAIGTHCSTPYDCPLQQKCFVFLPEHNLLTLYYINKEKAFALIHQGVTDILALNDRVELSDKQKLQVESLRSKKPYLNKSGIRTFLDTLEYPLYFLDFETIGPAMPLFDNTIPHQPIPFQFSLHIQRSAGKDTEHYSYLADGKHDPRPELLKLLKKHLGHQGSIITYSASFEKDKLNRACEAFPEFAKWNDGIQKRIVDLLDPFKAFHFYHYDQKGSASIKSVLPVLTGTGYEGMAISEGGMASREFLRVTFGENITEEERMAVRKNLEDYCSLDTMAMVEIVEKLREMV